Proteins encoded in a region of the Paenibacillus sp. E222 genome:
- the msrA gene encoding peptide-methionine (S)-S-oxide reductase MsrA, giving the protein MEKATFAGGCFWCMVTPFEEQPGIHGIVSGYTGGHVDNPTYEQVKTGETGHVEVVEITFDPEVFPYERLLELYWPQTDPTDDGGQFQDRGSQYRTAIFVHNERQRELAEQSKQELAASGRFNQPIVTEIRDAVVFYPAEDYHQDYHKKNEKHYKEDRAISGRDEFIEENWNN; this is encoded by the coding sequence ATGGAAAAGGCTACATTTGCCGGCGGATGCTTCTGGTGTATGGTTACACCATTTGAAGAGCAACCAGGTATTCATGGTATTGTATCTGGCTATACCGGCGGTCACGTCGATAATCCAACATATGAGCAGGTCAAAACCGGGGAAACCGGTCATGTTGAGGTCGTTGAAATTACATTTGATCCAGAGGTATTTCCGTATGAACGTCTGCTGGAGCTGTATTGGCCCCAGACGGACCCAACCGATGACGGAGGGCAATTTCAGGATCGTGGAAGTCAGTACCGGACAGCGATCTTTGTCCATAATGAGCGTCAGCGTGAGCTCGCAGAACAGTCCAAGCAGGAGCTTGCAGCAAGCGGGCGATTCAATCAACCGATTGTGACGGAGATTCGGGATGCAGTTGTGTTCTATCCAGCAGAAGATTACCATCAGGATTACCACAAGAAAAATGAGAAACATTATAAAGAAGACCGTGCGATATCCGGACGGGATGAATTTATTGAAGAAAACTGGAATAATTAA
- a CDS encoding AAA family ATPase: MTIEKEQLNHNTVIYSYEEQQDSQIRNEGYAIYARLIRGIIEALGNRYGVRYELYASDDPNSEYWDLLKEDLQSNSTEVELVARIFEDLELRTLHYEDDGDAPTYGVHDSIRNNVFAYPQWGVALVRIPFFRENGIYNEDFVFATGEEELKQFLGSVRERERQQNMKKVTVYTDARNGSDRHVESITRAVGRDEVVLSPQIKQDIFRSLDQFFEADRSFYRDYDIPYKRGILLYGHPGNGKTTLVKSIAGSIPGPAAYWQITEYTNSESVREVFEAAKRLAPMVLIIEDIDSMPDEVRSFFLNTLDGATSKEGIFLIGTTNYPEKIDPGLMNRAGRFDRAYEIPLPDEGLRLQYLNQRGFAVFAGEEGTLEAARLTDTFSLAQLGELYVSAALEWHQNGRTDIVQIIQSMRGELDKSHKHNWLTQPGKGRAGFY, translated from the coding sequence ATGACGATAGAGAAAGAACAATTGAATCATAATACAGTTATTTATTCCTATGAAGAGCAACAAGACAGTCAAATCCGAAACGAAGGTTATGCCATATATGCTCGCTTGATTCGCGGCATCATTGAAGCGCTTGGCAATCGATACGGCGTTCGTTATGAACTCTATGCCAGCGATGATCCAAACAGTGAATACTGGGATTTGCTAAAAGAAGATCTGCAAAGCAACAGCACGGAAGTGGAATTGGTTGCCCGGATTTTCGAAGATCTGGAGCTACGTACTCTGCATTATGAGGATGATGGAGATGCACCAACTTATGGGGTGCATGATTCGATTCGCAACAATGTATTTGCCTATCCCCAGTGGGGCGTAGCTCTCGTCCGCATTCCTTTCTTCCGGGAGAATGGGATATACAATGAGGATTTTGTTTTTGCTACAGGAGAAGAGGAATTGAAGCAATTTCTGGGCAGTGTAAGGGAACGGGAACGGCAGCAAAATATGAAAAAGGTCACGGTGTACACAGATGCCCGCAATGGCAGTGACCGTCATGTGGAATCCATTACCCGCGCTGTGGGGAGAGATGAGGTCGTGCTTTCTCCGCAAATTAAACAGGATATTTTCCGTTCGCTGGACCAGTTTTTCGAGGCGGATCGCTCTTTTTATAGAGACTATGATATTCCGTACAAACGCGGCATCCTGCTGTATGGTCATCCTGGAAACGGCAAGACGACTCTCGTCAAATCCATTGCAGGTAGCATTCCGGGGCCTGCGGCATACTGGCAAATTACCGAATACACAAACAGTGAATCGGTACGTGAAGTCTTCGAAGCAGCCAAACGTTTGGCACCCATGGTATTAATTATTGAAGATATCGATTCCATGCCGGATGAAGTTCGTTCCTTTTTCCTGAATACACTGGATGGGGCAACGTCCAAAGAGGGTATCTTTCTGATTGGTACCACGAATTACCCGGAGAAAATAGACCCGGGGCTCATGAACCGTGCCGGACGGTTCGATCGGGCATATGAAATACCACTACCGGACGAAGGGCTGCGCCTGCAATATTTGAATCAACGTGGCTTTGCGGTCTTTGCAGGGGAAGAAGGTACGCTGGAAGCTGCACGATTGACGGATACCTTTTCTCTTGCCCAGCTTGGAGAGCTGTATGTCAGCGCAGCGCTGGAATGGCACCAGAATGGCCGGACGGACATTGTGCAGATCATTCAGTCGATGCGAGGAGAGCTGGACAAGAGTCATAAGCATAACTGGCTAACCCAGCCAGGTAAAGGCCGCGCAGGATTTTATTAA
- a CDS encoding RtcB family protein: protein MNTQPHLFTSQNELTGGYRHEVKLPAGDLTVYAAQQLFSSLDYKVFEMANNNLQIPGISYMSYTPDVHVGVGTCIGTTAVWDAKSGYVSPSIVGSDIGCGMRVHMTNLHKDDLKDVKLRRKLVKAIEKVLPMEANQRGHYSDIRLEHIVRKGLHGLPKKYIPDSYTPKKSTSITHVESSKFAFNEDVLNLVPDMTWHRAHRQLGTLGGGNHFAEIQAIEIAEENREIAEAWGLYDGQIVVMIHSGSRAWGGYVSQTSSSAIAKVMQRNGLGTSDPRLVFAPLEHAEGRHYVNMMYSALNYAVVNRHLIAYAIREAFRDVFGPKCEFRTLYDLMHNYAWEESHSDQGFVFVHRKGATRALPAGHPDNPKPYLATGHPALIPGSMGTASYIMVGQPEGKNNYYSICHGAGRIRSRTATKRLVTVEDFASALGVGTEDEIVVNQRSLESIIDESPQAYKNVDEIIDSVTGAGLAQVVAKCKPLAAVKGAK, encoded by the coding sequence ATGAATACACAACCTCATTTATTTACAAGTCAAAATGAACTCACAGGTGGCTACCGACATGAAGTCAAATTGCCAGCCGGGGACTTAACGGTATATGCGGCACAACAACTATTCTCGTCATTGGACTATAAGGTTTTCGAGATGGCGAACAACAATCTTCAAATCCCGGGTATTTCCTATATGAGCTATACGCCTGACGTACATGTCGGTGTAGGTACCTGCATCGGCACAACGGCGGTATGGGATGCCAAGAGTGGTTATGTATCTCCATCCATTGTAGGCAGTGATATCGGTTGTGGCATGCGGGTGCATATGACCAATTTGCATAAGGACGATCTCAAAGATGTAAAGCTGCGCCGTAAACTCGTGAAGGCCATTGAGAAAGTGCTGCCGATGGAGGCAAATCAGCGCGGTCATTACTCGGACATTCGTTTGGAACATATTGTGCGCAAGGGTCTGCATGGCTTACCCAAAAAATATATCCCGGACAGCTATACACCGAAAAAATCAACATCGATTACTCATGTGGAGAGCAGCAAATTTGCCTTTAATGAGGACGTGTTGAATCTGGTACCGGATATGACCTGGCATCGGGCTCATCGCCAGTTGGGAACTTTGGGTGGAGGCAATCATTTTGCCGAGATTCAAGCGATTGAGATTGCCGAGGAAAATCGGGAGATTGCGGAAGCCTGGGGTCTGTACGATGGACAAATTGTTGTTATGATTCATTCCGGCTCCCGTGCCTGGGGCGGGTATGTAAGCCAAACCAGTTCGTCGGCGATTGCGAAAGTGATGCAGCGGAATGGTTTGGGAACATCCGATCCAAGACTGGTTTTTGCTCCGCTTGAACATGCGGAAGGGCGTCATTATGTCAATATGATGTATTCTGCGCTGAATTATGCCGTTGTGAATCGCCATCTGATTGCTTATGCTATTCGCGAAGCTTTTCGGGATGTATTTGGTCCAAAATGCGAGTTCCGTACCCTCTATGATCTGATGCACAACTATGCATGGGAGGAATCGCACTCGGATCAAGGTTTCGTTTTTGTACACCGCAAAGGAGCTACACGTGCATTACCTGCCGGTCATCCGGATAATCCGAAGCCATATCTGGCAACAGGTCATCCCGCGCTTATACCCGGTTCAATGGGGACTGCTTCGTATATCATGGTAGGTCAACCCGAGGGGAAGAATAACTATTATTCGATTTGTCATGGGGCAGGTCGCATACGTTCGCGTACAGCAACGAAGCGCCTAGTTACCGTGGAGGATTTTGCCTCGGCGCTGGGCGTGGGAACTGAAGATGAGATTGTGGTGAATCAGCGTTCACTTGAATCCATTATTGATGAATCACCGCAAGCGTATAAAAATGTCGATGAAATTATAGATAGTGTTACCGGCGCAGGTCTGGCTCAAGTTGTAGCCAAATGTAAACCACTTGCCGCTGTGAAGGGAGCTAAGTAA
- a CDS encoding restriction endonuclease: MNWNENMTTVGIGIIVLLLLIAWIIRRVIRRGQRIRSEANPRKITIKDIDKMQDGSEFELYLYHLFQQLGYAEVHKTTSSRDFGADLVFVDRAGRRNVIQAKRYGANHPVGLSAVQEIYTSMRYYEADRSIVLTSARYTEACRTLAAVNGVKLLDREDLLDLITLFKSRRMEEALELIEEDDQEPVETWQSRRKRVPR; this comes from the coding sequence ATGAATTGGAATGAAAATATGACCACTGTGGGTATAGGCATTATTGTCCTTTTACTGCTCATTGCCTGGATCATTCGCCGTGTAATTCGGCGAGGGCAGCGCATACGAAGTGAGGCCAATCCGCGTAAGATTACGATTAAGGATATCGATAAAATGCAGGATGGGTCGGAATTTGAACTGTACCTGTATCATTTATTCCAACAACTCGGTTATGCCGAAGTACATAAGACGACAAGCAGCCGAGATTTTGGTGCGGATCTTGTATTTGTGGATAGGGCAGGCAGACGTAATGTCATTCAGGCCAAGCGTTACGGAGCGAATCATCCGGTTGGGCTCAGCGCAGTACAGGAGATTTACACGTCCATGCGTTATTATGAAGCAGATCGATCCATCGTGCTCACCTCAGCCAGATATACGGAAGCATGCCGGACGCTGGCCGCGGTCAACGGGGTGAAGCTGCTGGACCGGGAAGATCTATTGGACCTGATCACGCTGTTTAAATCCAGAAGAATGGAAGAGGCACTGGAATTGATTGAGGAGGATGATCAGGAGCCTGTGGAAACTTGGCAATCACGGCGGAAAAGAGTTCCACGTTAA
- a CDS encoding TerC family protein, whose protein sequence is MDLSLLLEYGWVLVVLVVLEGLLAADNALVLAIMVKHLPDDKRKKALFYGLMGAFIFRLGSLFLISFLVDVWQVQAIGALYLLYISINHIIKKVMGSRNKTDEAADSTPKKPKKQSGFWMTVFKVEVADIAFAVDSILAAVALAVALPPSGLPPIGGLDGGQFIVIFLGGFIGLVIMRFAASFFVKLLHSRPGLEVAAFVIVGWVGVKLAVITLAHPSLGVLDEHFPENKIWKFGFYIVLITIAVCGWFLSSKVPEKEDENPVEELEKQAGK, encoded by the coding sequence TTGGATTTGTCATTATTATTGGAGTATGGGTGGGTTCTCGTCGTATTAGTAGTCCTGGAGGGATTACTTGCAGCGGATAATGCATTGGTTCTTGCCATTATGGTTAAGCATTTACCTGATGATAAACGCAAAAAGGCGTTGTTTTATGGTTTAATGGGAGCGTTCATTTTCCGATTGGGTTCATTGTTCCTGATCTCATTCCTGGTGGACGTGTGGCAGGTTCAAGCGATTGGTGCCCTGTACCTCTTGTACATCTCGATTAACCACATTATCAAGAAGGTTATGGGTAGCCGAAACAAAACAGATGAAGCGGCAGACTCCACTCCCAAAAAACCAAAAAAACAATCTGGTTTCTGGATGACTGTATTCAAGGTAGAAGTGGCGGATATTGCGTTCGCGGTCGATTCCATTCTCGCAGCTGTGGCGCTGGCTGTTGCCTTGCCGCCAAGTGGTCTGCCTCCGATCGGTGGACTTGACGGTGGACAGTTTATCGTTATCTTCCTCGGCGGATTTATTGGTCTTGTCATCATGAGATTTGCGGCTTCCTTCTTCGTTAAGCTGCTTCATTCGCGTCCAGGGCTTGAAGTTGCAGCCTTCGTTATCGTTGGTTGGGTAGGGGTTAAGTTGGCTGTTATAACACTTGCTCACCCTTCACTAGGGGTTTTGGATGAACATTTCCCGGAAAATAAAATTTGGAAATTTGGATTCTACATTGTCCTGATTACGATTGCCGTATGCGGTTGGTTCCTTTCTTCCAAAGTTCCTGAAAAAGAAGATGAAAATCCTGTGGAAGAACTGGAAAAACAAGCTGGGAAATGA
- a CDS encoding glycosyltransferase family 4 protein: MKIALIAPEKLPVPGNGSVEICILGIARELALRHQVTIISRQIPGLAITEQIDGITIRRVPAASPSEYTRAVIRFLKIQPFDLIQVDNRPHSMAAIKRAFPSLPVVLYLHSLTFAQPGPARLALLKKANWIAVNSQSLRQRLGRRFPSLKRRMGVVPLGVDLSRFLPATKGEQQLLRKQFGISGPFSILYVGRLIPGKGVDVLIRAVSLIQQQVSVQLIIAGKGPPVYVRKLRQLARKLKVDAAFRGQIPHERIDLLYRAVDCLVCPSQQHEAFGLVNVEAMASGLPVIASDNGGIREIIVSGSSGYLVRQYQNPRSFAACLYKLAVNPSLARSLGEAGRASAVEKFSWARTAMHLEAAYTRLIRG; encoded by the coding sequence ATGAAAATAGCCCTGATCGCACCGGAAAAATTGCCAGTCCCAGGTAACGGATCAGTCGAAATCTGCATCCTCGGCATTGCTCGCGAACTTGCTCTCCGTCACCAGGTGACGATCATAAGCCGTCAGATACCCGGTCTTGCCATCACAGAGCAAATAGATGGCATTACGATCCGTCGTGTGCCAGCAGCCAGTCCCAGCGAGTACACAAGGGCAGTAATCCGTTTTCTAAAAATTCAACCCTTCGATCTGATCCAGGTAGACAACAGACCACATAGTATGGCAGCAATTAAACGTGCCTTCCCTTCGTTGCCTGTGGTGCTCTATCTTCACTCATTAACCTTTGCACAACCAGGGCCCGCAAGATTAGCGCTGTTAAAAAAAGCGAACTGGATTGCCGTCAACAGTCAATCCCTCAGACAAAGGCTCGGTCGTCGATTCCCATCCTTGAAACGACGGATGGGTGTTGTGCCACTTGGTGTGGACCTAAGCCGTTTTTTGCCTGCAACTAAAGGAGAACAGCAGCTTCTTCGGAAGCAGTTCGGTATTTCAGGGCCATTCTCCATTCTGTATGTAGGCCGACTGATCCCCGGCAAAGGTGTGGATGTGCTAATTCGTGCCGTATCTCTTATTCAGCAGCAGGTATCGGTGCAACTGATCATTGCAGGTAAAGGACCTCCTGTTTACGTCCGCAAGCTGCGACAGCTTGCCCGAAAATTAAAGGTTGATGCTGCCTTCCGAGGTCAAATCCCCCATGAACGCATTGACCTTTTGTACAGGGCTGTAGACTGCCTGGTATGCCCTTCCCAACAGCATGAGGCCTTCGGGCTGGTTAATGTTGAAGCTATGGCTTCAGGACTACCCGTCATTGCTTCAGACAATGGAGGCATTCGTGAAATCATTGTATCGGGGAGTAGCGGCTACCTTGTGAGACAGTATCAGAACCCCCGAAGTTTCGCTGCTTGCCTGTATAAACTGGCAGTCAATCCTTCTCTCGCTCGTTCGCTTGGAGAAGCTGGTCGTGCCAGTGCAGTTGAAAAGTTCAGTTGGGCCCGAACAGCCATGCATCTTGAAGCAGCCTATACAAGACTCATCCGTGGATAA
- a CDS encoding HIRAN domain-containing protein, with product MSTKLFAAMYGMEHYHGVEALNVGDILFLVKDPDNRVDPRAIKVVVPPIGTVGYIVNNPLLAPHGCWTGSGIYDAFRQQTCAKVRFAMKDMIIVELIEMMYVPVPYMDRFIADWQSREKA from the coding sequence ATGAGTACCAAATTATTTGCAGCCATGTATGGAATGGAACATTATCATGGTGTAGAAGCTTTAAACGTAGGTGATATCCTGTTTCTGGTCAAAGACCCTGACAATCGGGTGGACCCCCGAGCCATTAAGGTAGTGGTTCCCCCCATTGGGACGGTTGGATATATTGTTAATAATCCGCTGCTCGCTCCTCACGGCTGCTGGACAGGCTCGGGAATTTATGATGCTTTCCGCCAACAGACCTGTGCTAAGGTGAGATTTGCCATGAAGGATATGATTATTGTGGAGTTAATTGAAATGATGTATGTTCCTGTTCCGTATATGGATCGCTTTATTGCAGACTGGCAGTCACGTGAAAAAGCCTGA
- a CDS encoding GlsB/YeaQ/YmgE family stress response membrane protein: protein MGWLWSLIIGGIIGWLAGLIVGRDIPGGVIGNIIAGFIGGWLGGVILGDMGPEMGGFYIVPALIGAIVLVAIVSLIFRSMGRSRG, encoded by the coding sequence ATGGGTTGGTTATGGTCATTAATTATCGGTGGTATCATTGGATGGTTGGCAGGTCTGATTGTTGGTCGTGACATTCCCGGCGGCGTTATCGGTAACATCATTGCCGGTTTTATCGGCGGATGGTTAGGTGGAGTAATCCTGGGAGACATGGGTCCAGAAATGGGCGGATTCTATATCGTACCGGCATTAATAGGTGCCATTGTACTTGTAGCGATCGTGAGCTTGATCTTCCGTTCTATGGGTCGCAGCCGCGGGTAA
- a CDS encoding DUF3817 domain-containing protein, translating into MLHSTLSRFRLLLWLQGLSYVLLLFVAFPLRESGIMPQAVTWFGNIYGFLFLMYLLFMVSLYTTQKWRLRRPIALFFVSFIPLGNFIYDLLVFRKLDRSQSNKA; encoded by the coding sequence ATGTTACATTCAACACTCAGCCGCTTTCGACTGCTATTGTGGTTGCAGGGGCTTTCTTATGTGCTGTTGTTATTTGTTGCTTTTCCATTGCGGGAATCGGGGATTATGCCTCAGGCAGTCACGTGGTTTGGCAACATCTATGGCTTTTTATTTCTGATGTATTTATTATTTATGGTGAGTCTTTATACCACGCAAAAATGGCGTTTGCGTCGTCCAATTGCTTTATTTTTTGTCTCGTTTATCCCGCTGGGCAATTTCATCTATGATTTGCTGGTGTTTCGCAAGCTGGACCGCAGTCAGTCAAATAAAGCTTGA
- a CDS encoding YafY family protein: MTEKLIRLLRILQAIQANPGISAKELALKCGTTVRTIYRDLRILDRVAPIMNEGYGKGYRFIGEFAMYPLDFTEQEAMVFSMLPSVVDTSQLPAEFDSAFDKVMTAHTKMKSRNSDIVENIAGIIRMGTPAYREEGKYPNLLIPVIEAILDQQTIRTQYHTLTKNEITVRDIDPYYLIPRDQRFYLIGYCHLLKKVRLFRISRFLDVIQTNTRFVMGDFNITQFMKNTWSIDRGDQLIHFKVRFTEKVAPYIKEEEMFVRPRMTDLPDGGLLFEVTLNSSREFLKWLYQFGPEAEVLEPREYRKEIRKQLIEWMKHYEEDQ; the protein is encoded by the coding sequence ATGACAGAGAAATTAATTCGTCTTCTGCGTATACTTCAGGCTATACAAGCGAATCCCGGAATTTCCGCCAAAGAATTGGCGTTGAAATGCGGTACAACTGTGCGCACGATTTATCGCGATCTCCGAATTTTGGACAGGGTTGCCCCTATCATGAATGAAGGTTATGGCAAAGGGTATCGATTCATTGGTGAATTTGCCATGTATCCTCTGGATTTTACCGAACAGGAAGCGATGGTGTTCTCCATGCTTCCATCCGTGGTGGATACTTCGCAGCTCCCGGCTGAATTCGATTCAGCCTTTGACAAGGTAATGACAGCCCATACCAAAATGAAATCGAGAAACAGTGACATTGTAGAAAATATCGCAGGTATTATTCGTATGGGCACACCTGCATACCGGGAAGAAGGGAAGTATCCCAATTTGCTTATTCCAGTGATTGAAGCCATTCTGGATCAACAAACGATTAGAACTCAATATCACACGCTTACGAAAAATGAAATAACGGTTCGGGACATTGACCCCTATTACCTCATTCCGCGCGATCAGCGTTTCTACTTGATTGGTTATTGTCACTTGCTGAAGAAAGTCCGTTTGTTTCGGATCAGTCGCTTTCTGGACGTTATACAGACCAATACCCGTTTTGTTATGGGTGATTTCAACATAACGCAATTCATGAAAAACACATGGTCCATTGATCGTGGGGATCAACTTATCCATTTCAAAGTAAGATTCACTGAGAAAGTGGCCCCCTACATAAAAGAAGAAGAGATGTTTGTTCGCCCACGAATGACGGATTTGCCTGATGGCGGATTGTTATTTGAAGTAACGCTGAACAGTAGTCGTGAATTCCTGAAATGGTTATATCAATTTGGCCCCGAAGCGGAGGTCCTTGAACCCCGCGAATATCGTAAAGAAATTCGTAAACAACTCATAGAGTGGATGAAGCATTATGAGGAAGATCAATAA
- a CDS encoding 50S ribosomal protein L25 produces MKSNGKMAQLTATPRTEKKGAALRLLRQGGRVPAVVYGPGLEGAAIHVDEKEMLKVARTGRSEMFNLNLEGGKTVPVLIKDQQERNGRLLHVDFLQISKNKPISVSVSIDFQGTAAGSKAGGVFQTQETQLEVEGLPADLPTSIEVDVSGLEIGDRLTAADVKLDKGLTLVTSGDSIIASVMPPQAAEEEPTASADEAAPAAPEESAKEE; encoded by the coding sequence ATGAAATCCAACGGAAAAATGGCTCAACTTACGGCAACACCAAGAACTGAAAAGAAAGGTGCAGCATTGCGCCTGTTAAGACAAGGCGGACGTGTTCCGGCTGTCGTTTATGGTCCGGGATTAGAAGGTGCCGCGATACATGTAGATGAAAAAGAAATGCTGAAAGTAGCACGTACAGGTCGCTCCGAAATGTTCAACCTCAATCTTGAGGGTGGCAAAACGGTTCCAGTGCTGATCAAGGATCAGCAGGAGCGCAACGGGCGTCTGCTGCACGTGGACTTCCTGCAAATTTCGAAGAACAAGCCGATCAGCGTTAGTGTTTCCATCGACTTCCAAGGTACCGCAGCCGGCTCCAAGGCAGGCGGTGTGTTCCAGACACAGGAAACTCAACTGGAGGTCGAAGGACTTCCGGCTGATCTGCCAACCTCTATTGAGGTGGATGTCAGCGGACTGGAAATTGGCGATCGTTTGACAGCTGCAGATGTTAAGCTTGATAAAGGTCTGACTCTGGTGACGTCAGGTGATTCCATCATCGCTTCCGTGATGCCGCCACAAGCGGCTGAGGAAGAGCCTACGGCTTCTGCTGATGAAGCAGCACCGGCAGCACCAGAAGAATCAGCTAAAGAAGAATAA
- a CDS encoding putative RNA methyltransferase: MSIQRRECSAALIYPYIHMLKCPICHHTMTTISRDNIQCSSRHTFDLARQGYINFMTRFFKGSYDKRLFTAKRNILSQTAIYTPLIDIIRYCIEDYSSGSSQPLHILDAGAGEGSLLQQITQNTPAVGWGIDIAKEGIAMASSTYDQQIWFVGDLAYSPFAEGQLDVILNILSPSNYEEFGRVMKKDGWIIKVIPRDRYLMEMRELLFPDQSHQLDGREYVLDRFTKHHHLIESIPVTYTLPVTEVRKNSLIHMTPLSWHGTESAIARVQESLSQITIDLEILVGKRR, from the coding sequence ATGTCAATCCAACGCAGAGAATGTAGTGCTGCGCTTATTTATCCATACATCCATATGCTTAAATGTCCCATCTGTCATCACACAATGACAACGATTAGTCGGGACAATATTCAATGTAGTTCCAGACATACCTTTGATTTGGCACGACAAGGCTATATCAATTTCATGACACGTTTTTTCAAAGGCAGCTATGACAAACGTTTATTTACGGCCAAAAGGAATATTTTATCTCAAACTGCAATCTATACACCTCTGATCGATATCATTCGCTATTGTATTGAAGATTACTCCAGTGGCAGCAGTCAGCCCTTGCATATTCTAGATGCAGGTGCAGGAGAAGGATCTCTTTTGCAGCAGATTACACAGAATACTCCAGCTGTGGGCTGGGGGATCGACATCGCCAAAGAGGGTATTGCCATGGCTTCTTCTACCTACGACCAGCAAATCTGGTTTGTTGGTGATCTTGCTTATAGTCCCTTTGCAGAGGGGCAGCTAGACGTGATCCTGAATATCCTTTCCCCTTCGAATTATGAAGAGTTCGGGCGAGTGATGAAAAAGGATGGCTGGATCATCAAAGTGATTCCCCGTGACCGATATCTAATGGAAATGAGAGAGCTTTTGTTTCCGGACCAATCTCATCAACTAGACGGCAGAGAGTATGTATTGGACCGATTTACCAAGCATCATCATCTCATAGAGAGCATTCCGGTGACATACACTCTGCCCGTTACAGAAGTCAGGAAAAATTCACTCATTCATATGACACCACTCTCCTGGCATGGGACAGAATCAGCTATAGCCAGAGTTCAAGAATCCTTATCCCAGATTACGATTGATTTAGAAATACTGGTGGGAAAACGGAGATAA